Proteins from a genomic interval of Natator depressus isolate rNatDep1 chromosome 20, rNatDep2.hap1, whole genome shotgun sequence:
- the EPOR gene encoding erythropoietin receptor: protein MEPRWSHIAALCTLLAWATCTTQEGAGPDNGFNIQAALLLGEEPLDPKCFTRCLEDLTCFWESSSPPSATEYGFFYVVEGDAPQRCNLSVARTPWNSTRFTCIFPPQDTPSFTPLHVGAFTGNSSNIVHARTIMVNQVVLPDPPSNLTARATESPGQLTVSWQPPGLRYLESSLRYEVAFAPEGAERQTVDIPDGRTECLILNLRGRTRYALAVRVKPDGVSYSGYWSAWSAPVTVVTPHDLDPLILSLSLILVLIVVLLALFALLTHRRFLKKQLWPVIPSPEQKFEGLFTLYKGNFQLWLGQRNACLWWSGNPGYLEEQPSLLEVLSEGRESKAEGPVPPLPPKAQGSALPSRPQLPAEPQGDYLVLDEQLMPCSLGEDSLLLLDAWSSAGVEAPPAVGQELGLPEATPEPVPGERVSSSSSFEYTVFDPSSELLAPCGHQRPLKYSYLLVSDSGISADYGPLGTSTNRPNLYTNLCQDGGQAQPFPASYVACS from the exons ctGCCCTGCTTCTGGGTGAGGAGCCCCTGGACCCCAAATGTTTCACACGCTGCCTGGAGGACCTGACCTGCTTCTGGGAGAGCAGCAGCCCCCCGAGTGCCACGGAATATGGCTTCTTCTATGTCGTGGA GGGGGACGCCCCGCAACGCTGCAACCTGAGCGTGGCCCGGACGCCCTGGAACAGCACCCGCTTCACCTGCATCTTCCCCCCCCAGGACACCCCGTCCTTCACCCCCCTGCACGTTGGTGCCTTCACTGGCAACAGCAGCAACATCGTCCACGCCCGCACCATCATGGTCAACCAAGTGG TTCTCCCGGACCCTCCGTCCAACCTGACGGCGCGTGCGACCGAGAGCCCGGGGCAGCTGACCGTGAGCTGGCAGCCGCCCGGCCTCCGCTACCTGGAGAGCAGCCTGCGCTACGAGGTGGCCTTCGCCCCCGAGGGCGCCGAGCGCCAGACg gTCGACATCCCCGACGGCCGCACCGAGTGCCTGATCCTCAACCTGCGGGGCCGGACCCGCTACGCCCTGGCCGTGCGCGTCAAGCCCGACGGCGTCAGCTACAGCGGCTACTGGAGTGCCTGGTCGGCGCCGGTCACCGTGGTGACGCCCCACG ATCTGGACCCCCTGATCCTGTCGCTGTCGCTCATCCTGGTGCTCATCGTGGTGCTCCTGGCCCTCTTTGCCCTGCTCACCCACCGCAG GTTTTTGAAGAAGCAGCTGTGGCCTGTGATTCCCAGCCCGGAGCAAAAATTCGAGGGGCTTTTCACCCTCTACAAGGGGAACTTCCAG CTCTGGCTGGGACAAAGGAACGCCTGCCTCTGGTGGAGTGGGAACCCTGGCTACTTGGAGGAGCAGCCCAGCCTGCTGGAGGTGCTGTCCGAGGGCCGCGAATCCAAGGCGGAGGGGCCggtgccccctctgccccccaaagcCCAGGGCTCGGCCCTGCCCAGCCGCCCTCAGCTGCCCGCAGAGCCCCAGGGCGACTACCTGGTGCTGGATGAACAGCTGATGCCGTGCAGCCTGGGCGAGGACTCTCTGCTCCTGCTGGATGCCTGGAGCAGTGCGGGCGTTGAAGCCCCCCCTGCcgtggggcaggagctgggcctCCCGGAGGCCACACCGGAGCCTGTCCCGGGGGAGCGGGTCTCGTCCTCTTCCAGCTTCGAGTACACCGTCTTCGACCCCAGTTCGGAGCTGCTGGCACCCTGTGGGCACCAGCGCCCGCTCAAATACAGCTACTTGCTGGTGTCCGACTCAGGGATCTCTGCTGACTACGGCCCCCTGGGCACCAGCACCAACCGGCCCAACCTCTACACCAACCTGTGCCAGGATGGGGGCCAGGCccagcccttcccagccagctaCGTGGCGTGCTCATAG